A single genomic interval of Chryseobacterium paludis harbors:
- the radA gene encoding DNA repair protein RadA encodes MAKLRTAYFCQNCGTQYSQWMGQCKNCGEWNTLVEEVVEKPASKSLPSSRTKQHVINIIEVEAIEEPRIKTPSEELNRVMGGGIVLGSVTLIGGEPGIGKSTLLLQLALKMKKKVFYVSGEESASQIKMRADRLSEVQNPNCFLYTETSLEKILHEAKKLEPDFVIIDSIQTLQSQLIESSPGTVSQIRECSNEIIKYAKENNTPVFLVGHITKDGQIAGPKVLEHMVDVVLNFDGDRNHLFRLLRANKNRFGSTSEIGIYEMISQGLKEIKNPSEILITKKFEELSGNSIAVTLEGNRPMLLEIQALVSTAVYGTPQRSSTGFDAKRLNMLLAVLEKRAGFQLGAKDVFLNITGGIKTDDPALDLAVVASILSSNEDIAISEHFCFAGEIGLSGEIRPVAQVEQRISEAEKLGYEKIFVSNLNKIPKRKFGIKIEEVSKIEDFHERIF; translated from the coding sequence ATGGCAAAACTTAGAACAGCATATTTCTGTCAGAACTGTGGAACACAGTATTCACAATGGATGGGACAATGTAAAAACTGTGGAGAATGGAATACTTTAGTGGAAGAGGTTGTAGAAAAACCGGCTAGTAAAAGCCTTCCTTCCTCCCGAACAAAGCAGCATGTCATTAATATCATTGAAGTTGAGGCTATTGAAGAACCACGAATTAAAACACCTTCCGAAGAACTCAACCGAGTGATGGGTGGCGGAATTGTTTTAGGTTCTGTTACGTTGATTGGTGGCGAACCTGGAATTGGAAAATCTACCTTACTGCTACAGTTAGCCTTAAAAATGAAAAAGAAGGTATTCTACGTTTCTGGAGAAGAAAGTGCCTCACAAATTAAGATGAGAGCAGATAGATTATCCGAAGTTCAGAATCCTAACTGTTTTTTGTATACAGAAACTTCATTAGAAAAAATTCTTCATGAAGCTAAAAAACTGGAACCGGATTTTGTAATCATTGATTCTATTCAAACTCTGCAATCTCAACTGATTGAAAGCTCACCGGGAACAGTTTCTCAAATCAGAGAGTGTTCTAACGAAATTATTAAGTACGCCAAGGAAAACAATACACCAGTCTTCTTAGTCGGTCACATTACAAAAGACGGACAAATTGCTGGTCCAAAAGTTCTGGAGCATATGGTGGATGTGGTTTTAAATTTTGATGGTGACAGAAACCATCTTTTCAGATTATTGAGGGCAAATAAAAACCGTTTTGGTTCTACGTCAGAAATCGGAATTTATGAAATGATCTCCCAAGGTTTAAAGGAAATCAAAAACCCCTCTGAAATTTTAATCACTAAAAAATTCGAAGAACTTTCCGGAAACTCTATCGCGGTAACCTTAGAAGGAAACCGACCAATGCTCTTGGAGATCCAGGCATTAGTAAGTACAGCAGTTTATGGAACACCACAAAGAAGCTCTACCGGTTTTGATGCAAAAAGATTAAACATGCTTCTTGCTGTATTAGAAAAACGGGCTGGTTTTCAGCTGGGTGCCAAAGACGTTTTCCTTAATATTACAGGTGGAATAAAAACCGATGATCCGGCTCTCGATCTGGCTGTTGTCGCTTCTATTCTTTCTTCCAATGAAGATATTGCGATCTCTGAACATTTCTGTTTTGCAGGAGAGATTGGCCTTAGTGGTGAAATCAGACCTGTAGCTCAAGTTGAGCAACGAATCTCAGAAGCTGAGAAGCTAGGATATGAAAAAATATTTGTTTCAAATCTTAACAAAATTCCGAAAAGAAAATTTGGGATTAAAATTGAAGAGGTAAGCAAAATCGAAGATTTCCATGAGCGAATCTTCTAA
- a CDS encoding zinc-dependent metalloprotease has product MKTKFTILVMFCAALLFAQNKVFQNPINESTLKNNQKVSRELSSTYLLTKYYSQSPFNLKSDLQITLPTGNEITAKFSRTFNYSNKSESYVYAIENDPKAELVLSKYDNIVTGMYASGTGEKIMFHQTDASVFALSLVSDSKIINQDTIDDYILDKTENFNKANSNVCSSSTPVCPATRIDVMIVFTTAAKNAWGGLSQSNSFVATAITNFNTALTNSGVSNVTINLVYSGEIAYTESGSLNTDLPRLRNNNDGFMDNVHTLRTTYGADLCALVTSTPTNTCGLGYVNTSSTNYSSSSGFCVSLYNCAVSNYSLAHELGHNMGLRHDWYVDTSTTPCDHHHGYTNKKAIDLGTSSTSSQRWRTIMAYNDECSSKGFNCTRINRWANPSVNYNSDPTGVAIGSTKPANEAYGFTRFACVVSNFMPETQSFLAIKEETKEKQNFSLYPNPAKDVITISGEDKGKYSFRIYNSSGQHITTTNEKTIHLKGLTSGEYFLNIYNDKNVMIESKKFIVR; this is encoded by the coding sequence ATGAAAACAAAATTCACTATTCTAGTCATGTTTTGTGCTGCCTTATTGTTTGCACAAAACAAGGTTTTCCAAAATCCCATTAACGAAAGTACCTTAAAAAACAATCAGAAAGTAAGCAGGGAATTATCATCCACTTATTTACTGACGAAGTACTATTCGCAATCTCCTTTCAATTTAAAATCTGATCTCCAGATCACTCTTCCTACCGGTAACGAAATTACTGCAAAATTTAGCCGTACCTTCAACTACAGTAACAAGAGTGAATCTTATGTTTATGCTATTGAAAACGATCCTAAAGCAGAGCTTGTTCTTTCAAAGTATGATAACATTGTAACAGGAATGTATGCTTCCGGCACCGGTGAAAAAATTATGTTCCATCAGACGGATGCCTCTGTTTTTGCACTCTCTTTAGTAAGTGATTCTAAAATCATCAATCAGGATACTATAGATGATTATATTTTAGACAAAACAGAAAACTTTAACAAAGCCAATTCCAATGTCTGTTCATCTTCAACACCGGTTTGCCCGGCAACAAGAATAGATGTCATGATCGTTTTTACAACAGCAGCAAAAAATGCATGGGGAGGACTTTCCCAAAGTAATTCTTTTGTTGCAACAGCAATTACGAATTTCAATACAGCATTAACAAATTCAGGAGTTTCCAATGTAACAATCAATCTTGTTTACTCAGGGGAAATTGCCTATACCGAATCCGGAAGTCTAAATACCGACCTACCTCGACTTAGAAACAACAATGATGGTTTCATGGATAATGTACACACCCTAAGAACAACATATGGAGCCGACTTATGTGCATTAGTCACTTCTACACCAACCAATACCTGTGGTTTAGGATACGTAAATACCAGCTCAACCAACTACTCCAGTTCTTCAGGATTCTGTGTAAGCCTATATAATTGTGCTGTTTCCAATTATTCCCTTGCTCATGAACTTGGCCACAATATGGGTCTGAGACATGACTGGTATGTAGATACCAGCACCACCCCATGTGATCATCATCATGGCTATACCAATAAAAAAGCTATTGATCTGGGAACCTCCAGTACTTCTTCCCAGAGATGGAGAACAATTATGGCTTACAATGATGAATGTTCATCAAAAGGATTTAACTGTACCAGAATCAACCGTTGGGCTAATCCAAGTGTAAATTACAATAGTGATCCTACCGGAGTGGCTATAGGAAGTACTAAACCAGCTAATGAAGCCTATGGATTTACAAGATTTGCTTGTGTTGTTTCCAACTTCATGCCTGAAACTCAATCTTTCTTAGCCATAAAAGAGGAAACTAAGGAGAAACAGAATTTTTCATTATACCCGAATCCAGCTAAAGATGTCATTACTATTTCTGGAGAAGATAAAGGTAAATATTCATTCAGAATATACAATTCTTCCGGGCAGCATATCACAACTACGAATGAAAAAACAATCCATTTGAAAGGACTGACATCGGGAGAATATTTTTTAAATATCTATAATGATAAAAACGTCATGATAGAAAGTAAAAAGTTTATTGTTAGATAA
- a CDS encoding AraC family transcriptional regulator, which produces MSLENIQRFVLVLLYGGLILFSFTVLINPMRVNKKANLFFGLFLFLWSSYWILNVLQFCDIPSDPLFELGVYAIQIFTPIFLFFSVIFFINPNYRFQKRDAVCIIIPFIYWILLVNSGDNKTIHAIVMLIAVSHNLPYITLIYFKIRKHQKRIETISSNTENIDLQWLIKLSFLLFITIIITVGYELFNTFIYKMHQHLVMDLLFLFIVYSTLYYVLRQKEIYPVDKKQREELLSIELESDSEQIEKKKLISDQEFEILKQKLISLMEAEKPYLDGDLNLLKLSDLIQINAHQLSYLLNTGFNENFFHFVNKYRVQYAKELLLDDSQKKLSMVGIAFESGFNSKTAFNTIFKKMTEMTPSEFKKNHSDL; this is translated from the coding sequence ATGTCACTAGAAAACATCCAGAGATTCGTTCTTGTATTGCTTTATGGCGGCTTAATTTTGTTTTCATTCACCGTATTGATCAATCCAATGCGGGTCAACAAAAAAGCAAACTTATTTTTTGGATTATTTCTCTTTTTATGGTCAAGCTACTGGATCCTGAATGTATTGCAATTTTGCGACATTCCCTCGGATCCTTTATTTGAACTTGGAGTATATGCTATACAAATATTCACGCCCATCTTTTTGTTTTTCAGTGTTATATTTTTCATTAATCCGAATTACAGGTTTCAAAAAAGAGATGCTGTCTGTATCATTATCCCTTTTATTTATTGGATATTGCTCGTAAACTCTGGGGATAATAAAACGATTCATGCTATTGTAATGCTCATAGCCGTCTCCCACAATCTTCCTTATATCACTCTTATTTATTTTAAAATAAGAAAACATCAAAAACGAATAGAAACCATCTCTTCCAATACCGAAAATATCGACCTCCAATGGCTCATTAAACTCAGCTTCCTTCTTTTCATAACAATAATTATAACTGTCGGTTATGAGCTATTCAATACTTTTATTTATAAGATGCACCAACATCTGGTAATGGATCTTTTATTTTTGTTTATTGTATACAGCACCTTATATTATGTACTCCGTCAAAAGGAAATCTACCCAGTAGATAAAAAGCAACGGGAAGAACTTTTATCCATCGAACTGGAAAGTGATTCGGAGCAAATTGAAAAGAAAAAATTAATTTCTGATCAGGAGTTTGAGATTTTAAAGCAAAAACTGATCTCTTTAATGGAAGCTGAAAAACCTTATCTGGATGGTGATCTTAATTTATTGAAACTCTCTGATTTAATTCAAATCAATGCACATCAGCTATCTTATCTTCTGAATACGGGTTTTAATGAAAATTTCTTTCATTTTGTAAATAAGTACCGTGTACAATATGCTAAGGAACTTCTTTTAGACGATTCTCAAAAAAAACTTTCTATGGTAGGAATTGCTTTTGAATCCGGTTTCAATTCTAAAACAGCTTTTAATACCATTTTCAAAAAAATGACGGAAATGACTCCTTCTGAATTCAAAAAAAATCATTCTGATCTATAA